GACAACAACTAGGGGTCAATATTAGTTACAAATTTATTGATATCAGCTACGGATTTTCTCCTAGATTTTTTTCTGAAAACAAAGACAACTCAGGTTCAAAATTAATGAGCTTAAATACAAGAATAGTATTTAAAAAGTGGATGCAATCCTTTACATTTATTAATCAGACCGGTTTTTATGTTAAAGAAGGGAACACCGAAGTATCTTTCCCTAATCTTAGAACAACAAAAATAGGAGGAACAACATCGTATGTTTTTAATGATCATTTTTCGTTTAAAACACTATCCAATCAAAAAGAATGGCAAACTAAAAGCGCAGGAAGTTTTATTCCTTCTTTTACCATTTATTATACAAACTTTGATTTAAATGATGATAATACCGCAACCCAAAGTGATATTTTTCTTTTTTCATTAGCACCATCTTATTATTATAATTTTGTGATAAAGAAAAACTTTTTGTTAGCAACTGGTCTTTCTTTTGGTTTAGGATTAAATGACATTGATGGAACCGTTTCTTCAATATATGAAGTAGATTCTAGTCTGAAGCTAGGGTACAATAATGATTCTTTTTTTGCTTTTGTTAATTATAACTACAACAACTTCATACAAAACAAGACTAGTAGTATCCAAATAAACGATAATATTTCCACGGTTAAGTTTATACTTGGTTATCGGTTTAACCCACCTAAAAAAGTGAAAGAACTCTACAACAGAGTCAGTAAAAAAATAGGTTTTTAATATTTAAAACAAAACGATTATGTTTCCATTACAAAGAGGTAGAAGATTAAGAGTAAACGAAAGCATTCGTTCCCTAGTACGCGAAACCACATTAAGTCCAAGTGATTTTATGTTCCCAATGTTCATTGCAGAAGGCGAAAACTATAAATCCGAAATCCCATCCATGCCCGGAATTTTCCGTCGCTCGATTGATTTAACGGTTGAAGAAGTAAAAGAACTTTTTGCTCTAGGAATTCGCGCCGTAAACATTTATGTAAAAGTGGACGAAAGCCTAAAAGACAACACAGGAAAAGAAGCGTGGAATCCTAACGGACTAATGCAACGGGCCATCAAATCAATCAAAACCGCTTGCCCAGAAATGATTGTAATGCCCGATGTGGCTCTAGATCCATATTCCATTTACGGTCATGACGGTATCATTGAAAATGGAGATATTGCTAACGATGCCACCAACGAAGCTTTAGTAAAAATGGCCGTTTCTCACGCTCAAGCTGGAGCCGATTTTGTAGCACCAAGTGATATGATGGATGGAAGAGTTTTAAGATTGCGCCAAGGTTTAGATGCCGCGGGTTTTTCAAACGTTGGAATTATGAGTTACTCCGCTAAATATGCCTCTGCATTTTACGGTCCGTTCCGCGATGCCCTAGACAGTGCTCCAAGAGAAGCTGACATAGAAGTTCCAAAAGACAAAAAAACCTATCAAATGGATTACGCCAACCGCCTAGAAGCCATCAAAGAAGCGCTTATGGATGTAGAAGAAGGTGCCGATATGGTCATGGTAAAACCCGGAATTGCTTATCTAGATATCGTTCGAGAAGTAAAAAATGCGGTAAGTGTTCCCGTGACGGTTTTCCATGTTTCTGGTGAATATGCCATGATTAAAGCCGCTTCAGAAAGAGGTTGGCTCGACCATGACAAGATTATGATGGAGCAATTAATGTGTATTAAGCGTGCCGGAGCCAGTTTGATTTCAACTTATTTTGCCAAAGAAGCAGCAATTCTTCTCAATAAATAATTTCATCTCGAGCGCAGTCGAAGGGAGGAGCGATAGGTTCGGGCTTTGTCAGTGGTCCCTATTCCCGCTGTTCGCACTACAGGGTAGTCACTTCCATCGGGGCTAAAGAGTGATGGCATTGTGTACTTGGCATCTGATAAAAATCATATTTTAACAACCATTTCAAAACTACCTTTGAACAACTTCAAGGATATTAAAATGAAAACTACAATAAAACTATTAGCATTTGCTGTCTTTGCTCTTATTTTAGGAAGTTGCGGCAAAAAAGAAGATCAGGATTTCAATAAAAGCACACCTGAAAAAGCAGCTACCACAACACTTTCTCCAACAGAAAAAGGCAAAGAAATTTTTGAAGGCAAAGGAACTTGTGCCACTTGCCATAAACCAGATGTAAAAGTTATTGGGCCAAGTCTGATAGATATCAGCAAAATTTACAAAGAGAAAAACGCTAGTATTGCCACTTTCTTAAAAGGAGATGAAAAACCGTTGGTCGACCCAACTCAATTTGAAGTAATGAAAGCCAATTTCGCTTTAACTAAAACCTTCACCGACGAAGAAAGAGAATCTTTAGAAGCATATATCCATAGCTTTTCAAAATAATATTTCTAACTTTATCGGATGGAAACAGCCTTCATCCAAACACCTCTAGGCATTACCAAAATTGTTGGTGATGAAAACGGTATTTCAGTAATATCGATTTTAAGTGAAGGAAAGATTACCACAAAAATCCCAAAAAATCTTAAAGAGTGCGTTTCCCAACTCAATGAATATTTTGAAGGACAGCGATACCATTTTGAATTTAAAATGAATCCTCAGGGAACCGATTTTCAACAAAAAGTGTGGCAGGAATTATTGAATATCCCTTTTGGAAAAACCATGTCTTACCTTGATTTATCTAAAAAACTCGGCGACGTAAAAGCCATAAGAGCCGTGGCTTCTGCTAATGGGAGAAACCCACTTTGGATTGTAGTTCCTTGTCATCGTGTAATAGGATCCGATGGTTCTTTAACAGGATATGCAGGTGGACTTTGGCGCAAGAAATGGTTATTAGAACATGAAAGCCCTTCAAAGCAACAATCACTTTTTTAAAATTTTTCTTTCATATTTCGATTAGATTATTTAATTTTAAGTCGGTAAATTCCTAAATTTATAACAATGATTGAAAAGATAAATCTCAATAACATCCTTTTTTTTGATATTGAAACCGTTCCTGAAACGGAAAACTTCAACGAATTGGACACGGATATGAAAGAGCTTTGGGAACAAAAAACGCAATACCAAAGACGCGATGAATATACTCCTGAAGATTTTTACGAACGCGCGGGGATTTGGGCCGAGTTTGGAAAAATTGTTTGTATTTCAGTAGGCTATTTTGTCAATAAAGGAGATATTCGAAACTTTAGAGTAACTTCATTTTTTGGAGATGAGAAGAAGATTTTAAAAGATTTCTCAAGTTTATTAGATACTCATTTTAATCAGGCACAGCATGTTTTGTGTGGACATAATGCGAAAGAATTTGACATTCCGTTCATCGCGCGCCGAATGATTATCAATCAAATTGCTATACCCCATAAACTCAATTTATTTGGGAAAAAACCATGGGAAATTCCACATTTAGATACTTTAGAATTATGGAAATTTGGTGACTATAAGCATTTCACCTCTTTAAAATTATTGACCAAAATTCTTGGCGTTCCTTCTCCAAAGGGAGACATTGATGGAAGCCAAGTTGCCCAGGTTTATTATATAGAAAAAGATATAGACCGAATTGTAATCTATTGTGAAAAAGATGTGATTGCAGTAGCGCAAATTTTTCTCCGATTTA
The window above is part of the Flavobacterium sp. N1994 genome. Proteins encoded here:
- a CDS encoding DUF4421 domain-containing protein gives rise to the protein MDIKYSHIIFYFTFFNGWAQNDSISNSYFKSYDDKVTSSLYYLNTSNSFDAEFTSNGTQNRFEFKPNTRQQLGVNISYKFIDISYGFSPRFFSENKDNSGSKLMSLNTRIVFKKWMQSFTFINQTGFYVKEGNTEVSFPNLRTTKIGGTTSYVFNDHFSFKTLSNQKEWQTKSAGSFIPSFTIYYTNFDLNDDNTATQSDIFLFSLAPSYYYNFVIKKNFLLATGLSFGLGLNDIDGTVSSIYEVDSSLKLGYNNDSFFAFVNYNYNNFIQNKTSSIQINDNISTVKFILGYRFNPPKKVKELYNRVSKKIGF
- the hemB gene encoding porphobilinogen synthase, with product MFPLQRGRRLRVNESIRSLVRETTLSPSDFMFPMFIAEGENYKSEIPSMPGIFRRSIDLTVEEVKELFALGIRAVNIYVKVDESLKDNTGKEAWNPNGLMQRAIKSIKTACPEMIVMPDVALDPYSIYGHDGIIENGDIANDATNEALVKMAVSHAQAGADFVAPSDMMDGRVLRLRQGLDAAGFSNVGIMSYSAKYASAFYGPFRDALDSAPREADIEVPKDKKTYQMDYANRLEAIKEALMDVEEGADMVMVKPGIAYLDIVREVKNAVSVPVTVFHVSGEYAMIKAASERGWLDHDKIMMEQLMCIKRAGASLISTYFAKEAAILLNK
- a CDS encoding c-type cytochrome, whose amino-acid sequence is MKTTIKLLAFAVFALILGSCGKKEDQDFNKSTPEKAATTTLSPTEKGKEIFEGKGTCATCHKPDVKVIGPSLIDISKIYKEKNASIATFLKGDEKPLVDPTQFEVMKANFALTKTFTDEERESLEAYIHSFSK
- a CDS encoding methylated-DNA--[protein]-cysteine S-methyltransferase, which gives rise to METAFIQTPLGITKIVGDENGISVISILSEGKITTKIPKNLKECVSQLNEYFEGQRYHFEFKMNPQGTDFQQKVWQELLNIPFGKTMSYLDLSKKLGDVKAIRAVASANGRNPLWIVVPCHRVIGSDGSLTGYAGGLWRKKWLLEHESPSKQQSLF
- a CDS encoding 3'-5' exonuclease, translating into MIEKINLNNILFFDIETVPETENFNELDTDMKELWEQKTQYQRRDEYTPEDFYERAGIWAEFGKIVCISVGYFVNKGDIRNFRVTSFFGDEKKILKDFSSLLDTHFNQAQHVLCGHNAKEFDIPFIARRMIINQIAIPHKLNLFGKKPWEIPHLDTLELWKFGDYKHFTSLKLLTKILGVPSPKGDIDGSQVAQVYYIEKDIDRIVIYCEKDVIAVAQIFLRFRREDLLIDDEIIHV